One window from the genome of [Clostridium] celerecrescens 18A encodes:
- the mutS gene encoding DNA mismatch repair protein MutS, with amino-acid sequence MAGLSPMMTHYMETKKEYPDCILFYRLGDFYEMFFDDAVTVSRELEITLTGKECGLEERAPMCGVPYHAVDTYLNRLVQKGFKVAIAEQMEDPRLAKGLVKREVIRVVTPGTITSAQALDETKNNYLMGIVYIGETFGVAVADISTGDFLVTEVESERELMDEINKFTPSEIICNEAFYVSGVDVEEIKNRHQAVISSLDHHFFSDEVCRKILKEHFKVGALTGLGLEDYDTGVIAAGAVMEYMYETQKNSLSHITTITPYSTGQFMIIDTSTRRNLELLETLREKQKRGSLLWVLDRTKTAMGARMLRTYIEQPLIHKSEIIKRQNAIEELNMNFISREEICEYLNPIYDLERLIGRISYKTANPRDMIAFKSSLEMLPHIKNLLAEFTSDMLTDLWGELDPLEDVRELIDRAIIDDPPITLRDGGIIKDGFHEEADKLRSAKTEGKNWLAELELREKEKTGIKNLKVKFNKVFGYYFEVTNSFKDLVPDYFIRKQTLANAERYTTDELKELENVILGAEDKLFSLEYSLFCQVRDSVADQVLRIQKTARAIAGIDVLASLSSVATRNNYVKPQVNEKGLIDIKNGRHPVVEKMMRDDLFVSNDTYLDNGKNRVSIITGPNMAGKSTYMRQTALIVLMAQIGSFVPAEEASIGICDRIFTRVGASDDLASGQSTFMVEMTEVANILRNATKNSLIVLDEIGRGTSTFDGLSIAWAVVEHISNPKILGAKTLFATHYHELTELEGTMSGVNNYCIAVKEQGDDIVFLRKIIKGGADKSYGIQVAKLAGVPDTVIARAKELLEELRDADITAKAREIAEINSNITQRKAVPKPDEVDLQQMSLFDTVKDDDIIKELGDLELGNMTPIDALNTLYRLQTKLKNRWQ; translated from the coding sequence ATGGCTGGACTGTCACCAATGATGACCCATTACATGGAAACAAAGAAGGAGTACCCGGACTGTATCCTGTTTTACAGACTGGGGGACTTTTACGAAATGTTTTTTGATGATGCGGTTACCGTATCAAGAGAGTTGGAAATTACCTTAACCGGAAAAGAATGCGGACTGGAGGAACGGGCGCCTATGTGCGGCGTTCCTTATCATGCCGTTGATACATATTTAAACCGTCTTGTCCAGAAAGGTTTTAAAGTTGCCATTGCCGAGCAGATGGAAGACCCCAGGCTTGCCAAAGGATTGGTAAAGCGGGAGGTTATCCGTGTGGTAACACCTGGAACCATCACAAGTGCACAGGCTCTTGATGAAACAAAAAATAACTACCTGATGGGAATCGTCTATATCGGCGAAACCTTTGGGGTCGCAGTTGCGGATATCAGTACCGGCGATTTTCTTGTAACAGAGGTAGAGTCAGAGCGGGAACTTATGGATGAGATCAATAAGTTTACCCCCTCCGAAATCATCTGCAACGAAGCATTTTATGTTTCGGGAGTGGATGTAGAAGAAATAAAGAACCGTCACCAAGCGGTTATTTCATCTCTGGATCATCATTTCTTTTCCGATGAAGTCTGCCGGAAAATTCTAAAAGAACACTTCAAGGTAGGCGCACTCACAGGACTCGGGCTGGAAGATTATGACACCGGAGTCATAGCTGCCGGGGCAGTTATGGAGTACATGTACGAGACCCAGAAAAACAGCCTTTCCCATATAACAACCATTACCCCTTATTCCACCGGGCAATTCATGATTATTGATACTTCTACCAGGCGGAATCTGGAGCTTTTAGAGACCTTAAGGGAAAAGCAGAAGCGTGGAAGCCTTCTCTGGGTTCTGGACCGGACGAAAACAGCCATGGGCGCCAGAATGCTGCGCACCTACATAGAGCAGCCTTTAATCCATAAATCAGAGATCATAAAACGCCAGAATGCCATTGAAGAGCTGAATATGAATTTCATATCAAGGGAAGAGATCTGTGAATATTTGAATCCGATTTATGACCTGGAACGTCTGATCGGACGAATCAGTTATAAGACAGCCAATCCAAGAGATATGATCGCATTTAAAAGCTCCCTGGAGATGCTTCCGCACATCAAGAATCTTTTGGCGGAATTCACCAGTGATATGCTCACGGACTTGTGGGGGGAACTGGATCCCTTAGAGGATGTCAGGGAATTGATTGACCGTGCCATTATCGACGATCCGCCCATCACCTTAAGAGACGGCGGAATTATTAAGGACGGCTTTCATGAAGAAGCCGACAAGCTGAGAAGTGCCAAAACAGAGGGTAAAAACTGGCTTGCTGAGTTGGAATTACGGGAAAAAGAAAAAACAGGAATCAAGAACCTGAAGGTAAAATTCAATAAGGTATTCGGCTATTATTTTGAAGTGACCAATTCCTTTAAGGATCTTGTACCCGATTACTTTATTCGTAAACAGACGCTTGCCAATGCAGAACGTTACACCACCGACGAGTTAAAGGAACTTGAAAATGTGATACTGGGAGCTGAGGACAAGCTGTTTTCTCTGGAATACAGTTTATTTTGTCAGGTCCGGGATTCGGTGGCGGATCAGGTTCTCCGGATTCAAAAGACTGCCAGGGCCATAGCAGGGATCGATGTTTTGGCCTCCTTATCCTCTGTTGCCACAAGGAACAACTATGTAAAGCCTCAGGTTAATGAAAAGGGACTGATCGACATTAAAAACGGTCGCCATCCGGTAGTGGAAAAAATGATGCGGGATGATCTGTTTGTTTCTAATGATACCTATCTGGACAATGGGAAAAACCGGGTTTCCATTATCACCGGCCCAAACATGGCAGGAAAGTCTACCTATATGCGCCAGACTGCGTTAATTGTCCTTATGGCCCAGATCGGAAGCTTTGTTCCAGCAGAGGAAGCAAGCATTGGAATCTGCGACCGGATTTTCACCCGGGTGGGTGCATCCGATGATCTGGCTTCCGGCCAGAGTACCTTCATGGTGGAGATGACGGAGGTAGCCAATATCCTTCGGAACGCTACGAAAAACAGTCTGATTGTCTTAGATGAAATCGGCCGCGGCACCAGCACCTTTGACGGACTCAGCATTGCCTGGGCTGTGGTAGAACACATCAGCAATCCGAAAATCCTGGGAGCAAAAACCCTGTTTGCGACCCACTATCATGAGCTGACCGAACTGGAAGGAACCATGAGCGGGGTGAATAATTACTGCATCGCAGTAAAAGAACAGGGCGATGATATTGTTTTCTTAAGAAAGATCATAAAGGGCGGGGCTGATAAGAGCTACGGCATACAGGTAGCTAAGCTGGCCGGCGTCCCGGACACCGTTATTGCCAGGGCCAAAGAGCTGCTGGAAGAATTAAGAGATGCGGACATCACAGCCAAAGCCAGAGAGATTGCCGAGATCAACTCCAATATTACCCAGAGAAAGGCTGTTCCAAAGCCCGACGAGGTGGATTTACAGCAGATGTCTCTCTTTGATACCGTAAAGGATGATGATATCATCAAGGAATTGGGCGATTTAGAGCTGGGCAACATGACTCCCATTGACGCGCTCAATACCCTGTACCGCCTGCAGACAAAACTAAAGAACCGTTGGCAGTAG
- the mutL gene encoding DNA mismatch repair endonuclease MutL — protein sequence MPNITVLDQNTINKIAAGEVIERPASVVKELLENAIDAKSTAVTVEIKEGGTSFIRVTDNGCGIPKEEVPLAFLRHSTSKIKSVEDLFTISSLGFRGEALASIAAVSQVELITKTSVGLTGTRFQIEGGEERSLEEIGAPEGTTFIARNLFYNTPARKKFLKTPSTEGAHVAELVEKLALSHPEVSIRFIQNNQNKLHTSGNHNLKDIVYTVFGREIASNLLEVTVNKPQVSIHGYIGKPVIARGNRNYENYFINGRYIKSSIISRAIEEAYRPFMMQHKYPFTMLHFSIESEMLDVNVHPTKMELRFRDGEMVYHMVYQAVSSALAHKELIPEVELEKKEEVKQYFSEKRHEPSPEPFERRRLMAMEQQAAAEEKKVTAYAFPKRLTPPQPSFVKERDDLADNWIKPQTPALEKLPEAPSKDEVPKKEKGPEQLDLFDGKLLEPKARSMHKLIGQLFDTYWLVEFNEQLFIIDQHAAHEKVLYEKTMGTLKNREYISQMVSPPIILTLNQNEEVLLKCHLKYFSDMGFEIEPFGGKEYAVRGVPANLFSIAKKELLIEMIDGLSEDGSSHNPDMIYERVASLSCKAAVKGGHRLSAAEANELIDQLLSLENPYACPHGRPTIISMSKYELEKKFKRIV from the coding sequence ATGCCGAATATAACCGTATTGGATCAGAATACCATCAACAAAATAGCGGCAGGAGAGGTCATCGAACGTCCGGCCTCCGTTGTTAAGGAGCTCTTGGAAAATGCCATTGATGCTAAATCCACCGCAGTTACCGTGGAGATCAAAGAAGGGGGAACCTCCTTTATCCGGGTGACCGACAATGGCTGCGGAATTCCCAAAGAGGAAGTACCTCTGGCATTTCTGCGTCATTCTACAAGCAAGATCAAATCCGTAGAGGATCTCTTTACCATTTCCTCTCTTGGATTTCGGGGAGAAGCTCTTGCAAGTATCGCCGCTGTCTCTCAGGTGGAGCTGATTACCAAGACCAGCGTCGGACTTACCGGTACCAGGTTTCAGATTGAGGGTGGTGAAGAACGGTCCCTGGAAGAGATCGGAGCACCTGAAGGAACCACCTTTATCGCCAGAAACTTATTTTACAATACTCCGGCCAGGAAGAAGTTTTTAAAAACTCCTTCCACGGAAGGTGCTCATGTGGCTGAGCTTGTGGAAAAGCTGGCGCTGTCTCATCCGGAAGTATCCATCCGCTTTATCCAGAACAATCAGAACAAGCTTCACACCTCCGGAAACCACAACTTAAAGGATATTGTATACACGGTATTTGGCCGGGAAATCGCATCAAACCTTCTGGAGGTTACGGTGAATAAGCCTCAGGTTTCCATTCATGGCTACATCGGAAAGCCGGTGATCGCCAGAGGCAACCGGAATTATGAAAACTATTTCATCAATGGCAGGTATATCAAAAGCAGCATTATTTCCAGAGCTATAGAAGAAGCCTACCGTCCATTTATGATGCAGCATAAATATCCCTTTACCATGCTTCATTTCTCCATAGAATCGGAGATGCTTGATGTAAATGTCCACCCCACCAAGATGGAGCTTCGGTTCCGGGATGGGGAAATGGTCTATCACATGGTGTATCAGGCAGTATCAAGCGCTTTGGCCCACAAAGAACTGATCCCTGAGGTGGAGTTAGAGAAAAAGGAAGAGGTAAAACAGTACTTTTCCGAAAAAAGACATGAGCCCAGCCCAGAGCCTTTTGAAAGACGCAGGCTTATGGCTATGGAGCAGCAGGCGGCTGCAGAAGAAAAGAAAGTTACGGCCTATGCTTTTCCTAAAAGATTAACTCCGCCCCAGCCTTCCTTTGTAAAGGAAAGGGATGATCTGGCGGACAACTGGATAAAACCTCAGACTCCAGCCTTAGAAAAACTGCCGGAAGCTCCATCAAAAGATGAGGTGCCCAAGAAAGAAAAGGGACCGGAACAGCTGGATTTGTTTGACGGAAAACTTCTGGAGCCAAAGGCCCGGTCCATGCATAAGCTCATTGGACAGCTGTTTGATACTTACTGGCTGGTTGAATTTAATGAACAGCTTTTTATAATTGATCAACATGCTGCCCATGAAAAGGTTTTATATGAAAAAACCATGGGAACACTTAAGAATAGGGAATACATTTCCCAGATGGTTAGCCCTCCCATTATTCTGACTTTAAACCAGAATGAAGAAGTTTTATTAAAATGCCATTTAAAGTATTTTTCAGATATGGGCTTTGAAATTGAACCTTTTGGCGGCAAGGAATATGCGGTCAGAGGAGTTCCTGCCAACCTTTTTTCCATTGCCAAGAAAGAACTTCTGATTGAGATGATCGATGGGTTATCAGAGGATGGCTCTTCCCATAACCCGGATATGATTTATGAACGGGTTGCATCCTTATCCTGTAAGGCAGCGGTAAAAGGAGGGCATCGCTTATCAGCAGCGGAAGCCAACGAGCTTATTGACCAGCTATTAAGCCTGGAAAATCCTTATGCCTGCCCTCACGGAAGGCCAACGATCATTTCCATGAGCAAATATGAGTTAGAGAAGAAATTTAAGAGGATCGTATGA
- the miaA gene encoding tRNA (adenosine(37)-N6)-dimethylallyltransferase MiaA has translation MMRPLIIITGPTAVGKTALSVRLAKAIGGEIISADSMQVYRHMDIGSAKIKKEEMDGVPHYLINVLDPEEEFNVTVFQKMAKEAVEEIYSHGHIPIVAGGTGFYIQALLYDIDFTENGGDTFIRMELEKLGQERGAEFLHNLLRDIDPDSADEIHENNMKRVIRAIEYYRQTGERISEHNKRERQKKSPYDFLYYVVNTDRDRLYERIDRRVDLMLEQGLVEEVMHLKDMGLTRDMVSMQGLGYKEILDYLQGIYTLEEAIYVLKRDTRHFAKRQITWFKRERDVRWLDLPDFNNDLDQVLIKMLQDINEMYELENNKQWK, from the coding sequence ATGATGAGACCGCTGATTATTATTACCGGGCCGACGGCAGTGGGAAAGACCGCTTTGTCGGTCCGGCTTGCGAAGGCAATTGGGGGAGAAATTATAAGCGCTGATTCCATGCAGGTATACCGCCATATGGATATCGGTTCTGCAAAGATCAAAAAGGAAGAAATGGACGGAGTTCCTCATTACCTGATCAATGTTCTTGACCCGGAAGAGGAATTTAATGTGACAGTTTTTCAGAAGATGGCGAAGGAGGCCGTGGAAGAGATTTATTCCCACGGTCATATACCCATTGTGGCCGGCGGAACCGGTTTTTATATCCAGGCCCTTCTTTATGATATTGACTTTACGGAAAATGGAGGAGACACCTTCATACGTATGGAACTGGAAAAATTGGGCCAGGAGAGGGGAGCAGAGTTTCTCCATAATCTTCTTCGGGACATTGATCCGGATTCCGCAGACGAGATCCATGAAAATAATATGAAACGGGTAATCCGGGCAATTGAATATTACCGGCAGACCGGTGAACGGATCTCAGAGCACAACAAACGGGAAAGACAAAAGAAGTCTCCTTATGATTTCCTCTATTATGTAGTAAATACTGACCGGGACCGCCTCTATGAACGAATTGACCGGCGTGTGGACTTAATGCTTGAGCAGGGGCTTGTGGAAGAGGTAATGCACTTAAAGGATATGGGCTTAACCAGGGACATGGTTTCTATGCAGGGCCTTGGGTATAAGGAAATCCTGGATTATTTACAGGGGATATATACACTGGAAGAGGCTATTTATGTTTTAAAGCGGGATACCAGGCATTTTGCAAAACGGCAGATCACCTGGTTTAAACGGGAACGTGATGTAAGATGGCTGGATCTTCCGGATTTTAACAATGACCTGGATCAGGTGCTTATAAAAATGTTGCAGGACATAAATGAGATGTACGAATTGGAGAATAATAAACAATGGAAATAA
- a CDS encoding methionine gamma-lyase family protein: MEINEMYESLGVSRQVMDFGKEIEEALKERFREIDETAEYNQMKVIKAMQENRVSDIHFAATTGYGYNDLGRDTLEAVYASVFHTESALVRPNLISGTHALTVALSGNLRPGDELLSPVGKPYDTLEEVIGIRDSVGSLKEYGVVYRQVDLLADGTFDYESIEKAVNEKTKLVTIQRSKGYDTRPTFSVSQIGELISFVKKIKPDVICMVDNCYGEFVEKIEPSDVGADMVVGSLIKNPGGGIAPIGGYIAGRADCIDRASYRLTAPGLGKEVGATLGLNQSFFQGLFLSPTVVAGALKGAVFAANVYEKLGFSVVPDGTQSRHDIIQAVTFGKPEGVIAFCQGIQAAAPVDSFVTPEPWDMPGYDAPVIMAAGAFVQGSSIELSADGPIKPPYAVYFQGGLTWYHAKLGILMSVQKLLEAGLIRFK, from the coding sequence ATGGAAATAAATGAAATGTACGAAAGCCTGGGGGTCAGCAGACAGGTAATGGATTTCGGGAAAGAAATCGAAGAAGCTTTAAAGGAGCGCTTTCGAGAAATCGATGAAACGGCCGAATATAATCAGATGAAGGTCATTAAAGCCATGCAGGAAAACCGGGTCAGTGACATCCATTTTGCGGCAACCACGGGCTATGGTTACAACGACTTAGGCCGTGATACCTTGGAAGCAGTTTATGCCAGTGTATTCCATACGGAAAGCGCTCTCGTAAGACCGAACCTGATCAGCGGCACCCATGCCCTGACCGTAGCCCTTTCCGGGAATCTCCGCCCAGGGGATGAACTTCTCTCACCTGTGGGAAAGCCCTATGATACCCTGGAGGAAGTGATCGGCATCAGGGACAGTGTAGGTTCTTTAAAAGAATACGGAGTTGTATACCGGCAGGTGGACCTTCTTGCCGATGGGACCTTTGACTACGAATCCATTGAAAAAGCGGTGAATGAAAAAACAAAGCTGGTAACTATCCAACGTTCCAAAGGATACGATACCCGTCCTACCTTTTCTGTATCCCAGATCGGCGAGTTGATATCCTTCGTGAAGAAGATAAAGCCTGATGTGATCTGTATGGTTGACAACTGCTACGGGGAATTTGTTGAAAAGATTGAACCGTCTGACGTGGGAGCCGATATGGTGGTAGGCTCTCTCATAAAGAATCCAGGAGGAGGCATTGCTCCCATCGGCGGCTACATTGCGGGACGGGCAGACTGCATTGACCGTGCTTCCTACCGGCTGACTGCACCTGGCCTTGGAAAGGAAGTTGGGGCCACTCTGGGTCTTAACCAGTCCTTTTTTCAGGGATTATTTTTATCTCCTACCGTAGTGGCAGGGGCCTTAAAGGGAGCTGTATTTGCCGCCAATGTCTATGAAAAGCTGGGCTTTTCTGTGGTACCTGACGGTACCCAGTCCCGCCATGATATCATACAGGCCGTTACCTTCGGGAAACCGGAAGGAGTCATTGCCTTTTGCCAGGGGATTCAGGCGGCCGCTCCAGTTGACAGCTTTGTCACACCGGAACCTTGGGATATGCCGGGTTATGATGCCCCTGTCATCATGGCAGCAGGTGCTTTTGTACAAGGTTCATCCATTGAGCTGAGCGCGGATGGTCCCATCAAACCGCCTTATGCGGTTTACTTCCAGGGCGGTCTTACCTGGTACCATGCAAAGCTGGGGATTTTAATGTCGGTACAAAAGCTCTTGGAAGCAGGTCTGATCCGTTTTAAATAA
- a CDS encoding DUF4321 domain-containing protein yields the protein MKYKNCWVLLLLMLAGVVLGGFVGDLTRGISWLSWLNAGQSFGFDTPLIVNLGILVITFGINIKITMAGIIGVAAALITYRLI from the coding sequence ATGAAATACAAAAACTGCTGGGTACTGCTTCTTCTTATGCTGGCCGGCGTAGTTCTCGGAGGCTTTGTCGGAGATCTGACCCGGGGAATTTCCTGGCTGTCCTGGCTGAACGCAGGACAATCCTTTGGATTTGATACCCCGCTGATCGTCAATCTCGGCATATTGGTAATAACCTTTGGTATTAACATTAAAATTACCATGGCTGGCATTATAGGAGTAGCAGCAGCCCTCATTACATATCGGTTAATCTGA
- the radC gene encoding RadC family protein, whose product MKRITMKDIPADERPYEKCLKEGPEGLSDAELLSIIIRTGSRENNSLTLAQKILALNYPKEGILGLLHLSMPELMQVKGIGTVKGAQLLCVGELSRRIWKRTARSDGMSFRNPLDIVNYFVEDMRHKEQELVYIVLLNTKGALIRDIMISQGTVNTSAVSPREIFIEAMKYHAVSLVLVHNHPSGDPSPSREDLSFTRRVKEAGDLVGIRLLDHIIIGDNSYISLKERGIL is encoded by the coding sequence ATGAAACGAATAACGATGAAAGACATTCCTGCGGATGAACGGCCCTATGAAAAGTGTTTAAAGGAAGGCCCGGAAGGCTTAAGCGATGCGGAGCTTTTATCTATTATCATCCGCACAGGTTCCAGGGAGAATAATTCCCTGACGCTGGCACAGAAGATACTGGCCTTAAATTATCCCAAAGAGGGTATTTTAGGGCTTTTGCATCTTTCAATGCCGGAACTTATGCAGGTTAAGGGAATCGGAACCGTAAAGGGCGCCCAGCTTTTATGCGTGGGAGAGCTTTCCAGACGTATCTGGAAAAGAACCGCACGCTCCGATGGGATGTCATTCCGTAATCCCCTTGATATTGTTAATTACTTTGTGGAGGATATGCGCCATAAAGAACAGGAGCTGGTTTATATCGTGCTCCTGAATACAAAAGGAGCCCTGATAAGGGACATTATGATCTCTCAGGGAACAGTGAATACATCCGCTGTTTCTCCCAGGGAGATTTTCATTGAGGCCATGAAATATCATGCCGTAAGTCTGGTACTGGTTCATAATCATCCAAGCGGAGATCCGTCTCCCAGCAGGGAAGATTTAAGCTTCACCCGCAGGGTAAAAGAAGCAGGAGATCTGGTTGGCATCCGGTTATTGGACCATATTATCATAGGAGATAATTCCTATATCAGTTTGAAGGAACGGGGAATCTTATAG
- the mreC gene encoding rod shape-determining protein MreC — MESKRSKYVLIALTVFCVLLIGLTSIHDEWLTPLRTGVGYFLIPVQSGVNAVGSAIYDEIIDYTKLHDALNENKEMKEIITQLTEENTRLQAEEFELKRLRQLYSLDQDYSQYTKVGARVIANDSSNWFQIFRIDKGSKDGIAPDMNVVAGGGLVGIVTDVGANYATVRSIIDDSSRVSGMAMQSGNSCIVAGDLTLFKEGRLRITNVLKESDVKDGDKIVTSNISSVFLPGILVGYASGITNDTNNVTKSGYLIPAAKFDSLQEVLVITKLKADMMKEEDSSTEETAPQETNSSETETSESASQ; from the coding sequence ATGGAATCAAAGCGCAGCAAATATGTTCTAATTGCCTTAACGGTATTTTGTGTCCTGTTGATCGGGTTGACCTCCATTCATGACGAATGGCTTACGCCCCTTAGGACCGGGGTAGGATATTTTCTGATTCCGGTGCAATCGGGTGTCAATGCGGTTGGTTCGGCCATTTATGATGAAATTATTGATTATACAAAGCTTCATGACGCACTGAACGAAAATAAAGAGATGAAGGAAATTATCACCCAGCTGACCGAGGAAAACACCAGACTTCAGGCGGAAGAATTTGAGTTAAAACGGCTTCGCCAGCTTTACAGCCTGGATCAGGATTATAGTCAATATACAAAGGTGGGAGCCAGGGTCATTGCCAATGACTCAAGCAACTGGTTTCAGATATTCCGAATCGATAAAGGCTCAAAGGATGGGATTGCCCCGGATATGAATGTTGTGGCCGGAGGCGGTCTGGTGGGCATTGTCACGGATGTGGGGGCGAATTATGCAACCGTCCGCTCTATTATTGATGATTCCAGCCGTGTGAGCGGCATGGCCATGCAATCCGGAAACAGCTGCATCGTTGCCGGTGACTTGACCCTGTTTAAAGAGGGAAGGCTCCGGATCACCAACGTGTTAAAGGAAAGCGATGTAAAAGACGGAGATAAGATCGTAACATCCAACATCAGTTCCGTATTCCTGCCCGGCATCCTGGTTGGTTATGCCTCCGGCATTACCAATGATACCAATAACGTTACCAAATCAGGGTATTTAATTCCGGCAGCAAAGTTTGACAGCCTGCAGGAGGTTCTGGTTATCACAAAACTGAAAGCTGATATGATGAAGGAAGAAGATTCTTCTACGGAGGAGACCGCTCCCCAGGAGACGAATTCCTCTGAAACAGAAACATCGGAAAGCGCTTCTCAATAA
- the mreD gene encoding rod shape-determining protein MreD, protein MRRILFNVLMIILAFTIQNCLFPLLPFLSASPNLLLILTFSFGFMHGKEAGMYYGLLAGLLMDLFYSGPFGFYTLIFIYVGYINGICTKYYYEDYITLPLILSVLNELAYNLYIYVFRFLIRQKIRVGYYFINLMLPEIIFTVVTTLLLYRVFLILNRHLEEIGKRGDSAIV, encoded by the coding sequence ATGAGACGGATACTTTTTAATGTGCTGATGATAATTCTTGCATTTACGATACAAAATTGCCTTTTTCCGTTGCTGCCGTTTTTATCGGCTTCTCCCAACCTGCTCTTAATCCTCACCTTTTCCTTCGGCTTCATGCATGGAAAAGAGGCAGGGATGTATTACGGGCTTTTGGCCGGGCTACTCATGGATTTATTTTACAGCGGGCCTTTTGGCTTTTACACCCTGATTTTTATCTATGTAGGTTATATCAACGGAATCTGTACGAAATATTATTATGAAGATTACATTACGCTGCCCTTGATCCTAAGTGTACTGAACGAATTGGCTTACAATCTGTATATTTATGTTTTCCGGTTCCTGATTCGTCAGAAAATCAGGGTTGGGTATTATTTTATCAATCTGATGCTTCCGGAAATCATTTTTACCGTTGTAACGACCCTGCTTCTTTATCGGGTATTCCTGATTTTGAACCGGCACTTGGAAGAGATAGGAAAAAGAGGTGATTCGGCAATTGTTTAG